CGCTTAGAAAGATAAATATTCGCGCGATCCCATAACCGATCAAATACAGATTGTTCAACAGGTTGATTAACGTCTCCCCACTGAATCTTGTCAGCAGTTTCTATATCTTTAACAATAAAGCGATCCTTAGGAGATCGCCCTGTTCGCTTACCTGTCATAACAGCTAAAGCCCCAGTCGAACTTAGTTTACCCTCGCCATTTTTAATAGCGAGCTCAATAAGTTTATTAATAGAAAGATTCACATAAGTAGTTTGGGAAGTAAGTTGGCTCATTATATTATCTCCTCTATATGTGCTAAGATAGTTTATTATGGCAAATTATTGATATATTGAATAGAGAAGTTGCGACTTAAGAAATATCCCTGCATACTTTACATCAGTATTAGTATGTTAAAAGCGAATTTTTTATCAAATTATTTTTTAGTGGCCATGCCACAATTGAATGATTTTAATTTTACCCAATCCGTTGTGTATATCTCTGAACATGATGATAAAGGAGCACTAGGGATAATTGTCAATAAACCTCTGCAAGTAACTTTGGATAACGTATTAGAACATTTAAACATTAAACTTAATGCTCCTGATATTGGAAGGAGTCCTGTTTTAATGGGTGGTCCGATCAGTCAAGAAAATGGCTTTATTATTTATGAAAAACAAGTTGAAAATAGAAAAGCTCAGCTTTCTGTCTCTACTTCTAAAGAAACACTAGAAGCTATTGCGAATAATAAGGGCCCTAGTAAT
The genomic region above belongs to Coxiella endosymbiont of Amblyomma americanum and contains:
- a CDS encoding YqgE/AlgH family protein, giving the protein MRLKKYPCILYISISMLKANFLSNYFLVAMPQLNDFNFTQSVVYISEHDDKGALGIIVNKPLQVTLDNVLEHLNIKLNAPDIGRSPVLMGGPISQENGFIIYEKQVENRKAQLSVSTSKETLEAIANNKGPSNFLVALGYSEWESGQLEQEISQNDWLIVPYNQIILFKTPLKQRWQKAASLIGININQLSNQVGHA